Part of the Tetragenococcus koreensis genome, AAAAGTACCTAATAAAACGCAAACGACGACTAATAATGTTTCTAAAAAGCCAATCGTCAGCAGAAGAATTGCCAATACTAAACCAATTCCACCGCCTAGGATGCCATATTGATAACGCTGAATTAATTCTTGCATTTGACAACCTCCCTATTCTACTTTGCTTCTTTCAGCTGCATTTTCTTTCCGCTCATCTTCTAAACGTACTTCTGTTTT contains:
- a CDS encoding DUF2273 domain-containing protein; the encoded protein is MQELIQRYQYGILGGGIGLVLAILLLTIGFLETLLVVVCVLLGTFIGFYLNAIGFFDRFKQK